A region from the Rosa rugosa chromosome 6, drRosRugo1.1, whole genome shotgun sequence genome encodes:
- the LOC133714136 gene encoding putative cyclic nucleotide-gated ion channel 8 — MHILEIFFSVVISISGMALFLVYLNARVQESRARSYHLKLNEKKHLMKPDIDLWLSKNDLKTMTKDSKDLKTMTKKKKTLKTVIIENIDKLEENTDINVRNIISILPIKFKRSLIRLLCLPSLKKVPMLANLDEEMLKEICEHLKPVIYTEDNYIVEKGKPLGMMLFITQGLVWSYTTNNVNVGGTNCGSSTNKWLKRGDFYGEELLNWAFKCPSFTDLPISTRTVVSQEKVEAFALRASDLKSIVCKFWWHFIRELEQADLEQWENSAASSIQGAWRNRLARARRSNRWDKFTVEY; from the exons ATGCATATCTTGGAAATCTTCTTCTCGGTTGTGATATCTATTAGTGGCATGGCGCTATTTTTAGTATATCTCAATGCAAGAGTGCAG GAGTCAAGAGCAAGGTCATATCACCTTAAATTGAACGAAAAGAAGCATTTGATGAAACCGGATATAGATTTGTGGTTATCTAAGAATGATCTGAAGACAATGACCAAGGACTCCAAGGATCTGAAGACaatgaccaaaaagaaaaagactctAAAGACGGTGATCATTGAAAACATAGACAAACTTGAAGAAAACACAGACATTAATGTGCGGAATATCATTTCTATTCTTCCCATAAAATTCAAAAGAAGCCTCATCCGCCTTCTCTGCTTGCCTTCACTAAAGAAA GTGCCAATGCTTGCAAATTTGGATGAAGAAATGTTGAAAGAAATATGTGAGCATCTGAAGCCAGTCATTTACACTGAAGACAACTACATTGTTGAAAAAGGGAAACCACTTGGTATGATGCTCTTCATCACGCAAGGACTCGTATGGAGCTACACAACCAACAACGTCAATGTTGGAGGAACAAACTGTGGTTCCTCAACCAATAAGTGGTTAAAGCGAGGCGATTTTTATGGAGAAGAGCTTTTGAACTGGGCATTCAAATGTCCCTCCTTTACCGACTTACCCATCTCGACTAGAACTGTTGTGTCCCAAGAAAAAGTCGAAGCATTTGCTCTAAGGGCTAGCGACTTGAAGAGTATAGTCTGTAAATTCTGGTGGCATTTTATCAGGGAGCTCGAACAAGCAGATTTAGAACAGTGGGAAAATTCAGCAGCTTCTTCCATACAAGGAGCCTGGCGCAACCGTTTGGCAAGGGCTAGGCGTTCAAATCGCTGGGACAAATTTACTGTTGAATATTAG
- the LOC133715886 gene encoding uncharacterized protein LOC133715886, protein MGDLYALDFDGVICDSCGESSVSAVKAAKVRWPALFNGVDSALENWVVDQMHVVRPVVETGYENLLLVRLLLEMRIPSIRKSSVAEGLTVEGILEKWSALKPVIMEEWGEERDPLVNLFGKVRDEWMDQDLNTWIGANRLYPGVSDALRFASSTIYIVTTKQSRFADALLRELAGVTIPPERIFGLGSGPKVEVLKMLQKKPEHQGLKLHFVEDRLATLKNVIKEPELDGWSLYLGDWGYNTEEERDEASRISRIQILQLSDFSTKLK, encoded by the exons ATGGGGGATTTGTACGCTTTggatttcgatggagttatCTGCGATAGCTGCGGAGAGAGCTCCGTCTCTGCTGTGAAG GCTGCTAAAGTGAGATGGCCAGCTCTGTTCAACGGTGTTGATTCGGCTTTAGAGAATTGGGTTGTTGATCAAATGCACGTA GTGAGACCTGTGGTGGAAACTGGGTATGAGAATCTTTTACTTGTGAGGTTACTTCTGGAGATGAGAATTCCTTCTATAAGGAAGTCATCAGTTGCAGAAGGGCTCACAGTGGAAGGAATATTGGAGAAGTGGTCAGCATTGAAGCCTGTGATTATGGAGGAATGGGGTGAGGAAAGGGATCCTCTTGTAAATCTGTTCGGAAAGGTCAGGGATGAGTGGATGGACCAGGACTTGAATACTTGGATTGGTGCAAATAG ATTATATCCAGGTGTATCTGATGCTCTAAGATTTGCAAGCTCGACAATATATATAGTCACCACAAAGCAG AGCCGATTTGCTGACGCTTTACTGCGAGAACTTGCAGGAGTTACAATACCACCTGAAAGAATATTTGGTCTTGGATCTGG TCCTAAGGTAGAAGTATTGAAGATGCTTCAGAAGAAACCAGAACATCAAGGGCTGAAACTGCA CTTTGTGGAAGATAGACTGGCAACCCTAAAGAATGTTATTAAAGAACCTGAATTGGATGGTTGGAGCTTGTATCTAG GGGATTGGGGGTACAAtacagaggaa